A window from Pseudanabaena sp. BC1403 encodes these proteins:
- a CDS encoding NAD(P)/FAD-dependent oxidoreductase, which yields MKRVTEKYSLVHFSGLALLAKNLSSWFIRVTSIYRETPSRQNMNYDAIAIGAGLSGCSAAIQLAKLGYRVLLLEQSHYPMHKLCGEFLSVEVTAAFEHLGILEQVHKIGAQPIHRAYLTTANGASFRSKLPSTALGLSRYQLDLMLFQRAQAVNVTCIDNIKVTGVTGNLSEGFTVNTTKGEFSGRIVLGAFGKRSSLDRSLNRSFVQKRSPWIAYKGHFTGVDIADVIELHAFPSGYCGLSQIETGEINVCWIAHERVMKEPTHPELDIPESLAQNPVLADRFRHMQRVSTSLQGLSQISFELKENFHNDICMIGDTAGMITPLCGDGMAMALRSAEIAVPFVSQFLERQITAVTFKQQYAIAWRKEFQTRLQLGRIMHNCFVQPPLANMGVSLCQMVPALGNWIIGATRGKPQQLISNEFASNALS from the coding sequence TTGAAACGGGTTACGGAAAAGTATTCTTTAGTCCACTTCAGTGGACTTGCGCTTTTAGCTAAGAACTTGAGTTCTTGGTTTATTCGCGTAACATCAATATATAGAGAAACTCCGTCAAGGCAAAACATGAATTACGATGCGATCGCGATCGGGGCAGGGCTGTCGGGCTGTAGCGCTGCCATTCAATTAGCAAAACTTGGCTACCGCGTCCTTTTGCTAGAGCAAAGTCATTACCCAATGCACAAACTCTGTGGCGAGTTTCTATCCGTTGAAGTAACCGCAGCATTTGAGCATCTGGGCATACTAGAGCAGGTGCATAAAATTGGTGCTCAGCCAATTCATCGGGCTTACTTGACCACTGCTAACGGTGCATCATTTCGCAGTAAGCTCCCTAGCACAGCATTAGGACTAAGCCGCTATCAACTAGACTTGATGCTATTTCAACGGGCGCAAGCGGTGAATGTAACTTGTATCGATAACATCAAGGTTACAGGCGTTACAGGAAATCTCTCAGAAGGATTTACGGTGAATACGACTAAAGGAGAATTCTCTGGACGGATCGTATTGGGTGCATTTGGTAAACGTTCATCGCTCGATCGCAGTCTTAATCGGTCATTTGTGCAAAAGCGATCGCCTTGGATTGCTTACAAAGGACATTTCACAGGTGTAGATATAGCCGATGTGATTGAATTACATGCTTTCCCAAGCGGCTATTGCGGATTATCGCAGATCGAAACAGGGGAAATAAATGTTTGTTGGATTGCCCATGAACGGGTGATGAAGGAGCCAACGCATCCAGAATTAGATATTCCTGAATCCTTAGCCCAAAATCCTGTATTAGCAGATCGCTTTCGCCATATGCAAAGAGTTTCAACTTCATTGCAAGGATTAAGCCAGATTAGCTTTGAGCTGAAAGAGAACTTTCACAATGATATTTGCATGATTGGCGATACAGCAGGGATGATTACGCCGCTGTGTGGTGACGGTATGGCGATGGCATTGCGGTCAGCGGAAATCGCGGTTCCTTTTGTGAGTCAATTTCTGGAACGTCAAATCACGGCTGTCACCTTTAAACAACAATATGCGATCGCATGGCGTAAGGAATTTCAAACGCGCTTGCAACTCGGCAGAATCATGCATAATTGCTTTGTCCAGCCTCCTCTAGCGAATATGGGCGTGAGCCTATGTCAAATGGTTCCTGCTTTAGGGAATTGGATTATCGGTGCAACCCGTGGTAAGCCACAGCAGTTAATCAGTAACGAGTTTGCCAGTAATGCGCTCTCCTAA
- a CDS encoding class I SAM-dependent methyltransferase, whose amino-acid sequence MGKEKRGDISNKTWTEVVKDYAGKDLGERKNWYGSVAEAYNRVRPRYPQPVIERAIQLAQLPPKAKILELGCGPAIATVPLAQLGFSLLSLEPNREASDLAKLNCAEYPNVEVQNLAFEEWELKRDYFDAVLAATSWHWIDPAIAYVKSAAALKAKGSLILLWNTPPQLDQETYQLVDEIYEVLAPSIPLYPRHEGRANHQADFMKFSEMISDSGYFKNVNYESAIYQVNYSLDDYLLLLSTLSPYIALAEEVRTSLFTKLREVLHKNHGDRLKLSFISAFHVAHKI is encoded by the coding sequence ATGGGTAAAGAAAAACGAGGTGATATTAGTAACAAAACTTGGACAGAAGTAGTAAAAGACTACGCTGGCAAAGACTTAGGCGAAAGAAAAAATTGGTATGGCTCCGTCGCTGAAGCCTATAATCGTGTCAGACCCCGATATCCACAACCTGTAATTGAACGAGCAATACAGCTTGCTCAGTTGCCCCCAAAAGCCAAAATTTTAGAATTAGGTTGTGGTCCCGCGATCGCAACAGTGCCACTTGCTCAGCTTGGCTTTTCGCTATTGAGTCTGGAGCCAAATCGAGAAGCTTCAGACTTAGCGAAACTCAATTGTGCAGAATATCCTAATGTCGAAGTTCAAAATCTAGCCTTTGAAGAATGGGAATTAAAACGCGATTACTTTGATGCAGTTCTAGCCGCAACATCTTGGCATTGGATCGATCCTGCGATCGCCTATGTCAAATCGGCAGCAGCATTGAAAGCAAAAGGCTCACTCATTTTGTTATGGAATACTCCACCACAATTAGATCAAGAAACTTATCAATTAGTTGATGAGATTTATGAGGTCTTAGCACCTTCTATCCCTCTATATCCCAGACATGAAGGCAGAGCCAATCATCAAGCAGATTTTATGAAGTTCAGTGAGATGATCAGTGATTCAGGATATTTTAAAAATGTCAATTATGAATCTGCAATTTATCAAGTCAACTATAGCCTTGATGACTATCTACTACTTTTGAGTACGCTTTCGCCATATATTGCTCTAGCTGAAGAAGTCAGAACTAGTCTATTTACAAAATTGAGAGAAGTCCTCCATAAAAATCATGGCGATCGCCTAAAGCTTTCTTTCATCTCCGCTTTTCACGTTGCCCATAAAATATAA
- a CDS encoding MSMEG_0565 family glycosyltransferase, with product MPQFSKLRIALLTYSTKPRGSVIHTLELAEALQALGHQVCIYALDKDGSGFERHLSCEFQPILAQPASQEIDQLIQQRIQEFVDYLQNSSLDYDIYHAQDCISANALAILRSQGLIPHFVRTIHHIEDYNSPYLQACQDRSIREAELCLCVSEGWQAQIYEHYQIHAPRVINGVNLQRFSSDCNGTESQISQKFGLKLGLTNAPIYLTVGGIEPRKNSIKLIQAFAQVLADFPKAQLVIAGGATLFDYQAYRDQFLAIAQELDIAKSLIITGVLTDAELPALYRCADAFVFPSAKEGWGLVIMEAIASGLPIITSNCPPFTEFLSNQQALLVNPDDVGAIAQAMRLIRQSDVSQALVQASQSILPKYTWENSAQMHTAHYKKMQKLG from the coding sequence ATGCCGCAGTTTTCTAAATTACGCATCGCTTTACTCACTTATTCCACAAAACCTAGAGGGAGCGTGATCCATACCCTAGAACTTGCGGAAGCATTGCAAGCTTTAGGACATCAAGTATGTATCTATGCATTAGATAAAGATGGCTCAGGATTTGAGCGCCATTTGTCCTGCGAATTTCAACCAATTCTTGCGCAACCTGCATCACAGGAAATAGATCAACTAATTCAGCAACGCATTCAGGAATTTGTGGATTATTTGCAGAACTCGTCACTAGATTATGATATTTATCACGCTCAGGACTGCATCAGTGCCAATGCTTTGGCGATTTTGCGATCGCAAGGACTCATTCCCCACTTTGTGCGCACCATTCACCATATCGAAGATTACAATAGCCCTTACTTACAGGCTTGTCAGGATCGCTCAATTCGAGAAGCAGAGCTATGTTTATGCGTGAGTGAAGGCTGGCAAGCCCAAATTTATGAACATTACCAAATCCATGCGCCGCGAGTGATTAACGGTGTCAATTTGCAAAGATTTTCTAGCGATTGCAATGGTACAGAATCCCAAATCAGCCAAAAATTTGGTTTAAAATTGGGGTTAACAAATGCGCCGATTTATCTGACTGTGGGGGGGATTGAACCACGCAAGAATTCAATTAAGTTGATTCAAGCTTTTGCTCAGGTTCTAGCGGACTTTCCCAAGGCTCAGTTGGTGATTGCGGGAGGGGCAACATTATTTGACTATCAAGCCTATCGCGATCAATTTCTAGCGATCGCACAGGAACTAGATATTGCCAAATCCCTAATCATTACAGGAGTTCTCACTGATGCTGAATTACCTGCACTTTATCGTTGTGCTGATGCTTTTGTCTTTCCATCCGCCAAAGAGGGTTGGGGTTTGGTAATCATGGAAGCGATCGCATCGGGGCTACCAATCATCACTTCTAACTGTCCACCCTTTACCGAATTTTTATCTAATCAACAAGCTTTGCTGGTTAATCCTGACGATGTGGGTGCGATCGCTCAAGCAATGCGCTTAATTAGGCAATCTGATGTTAGTCAGGCTTTAGTGCAAGCTAGCCAGTCCATTTTGCCAAAATATACATGGGAAAATTCGGCACAGATGCATACAGCTCATTACAAAAAAATGCAAAAATTAGGTTAG
- a CDS encoding MSMEG_0570 family nitrogen starvation response protein: MPEVRFQIVWPDESQDSCYSPSLIVKEYFAADTEYDLVDFVERSRTALNIASDRVKAKYGFPCGLALGQLQEIEAKAAKFAQNKQPKVKFIKFNN, translated from the coding sequence ATGCCTGAAGTTCGTTTTCAAATTGTTTGGCCAGATGAATCTCAAGATTCCTGCTATTCGCCATCTTTGATCGTCAAAGAATATTTCGCAGCAGATACCGAATACGACCTCGTGGATTTTGTTGAACGATCGCGTACTGCTCTAAATATTGCTAGCGATCGCGTTAAAGCCAAGTATGGATTTCCCTGTGGATTGGCTTTGGGACAGTTGCAAGAAATCGAGGCTAAGGCGGCGAAGTTCGCTCAGAACAAGCAACCCAAAGTGAAATTTATTAAATTTAACAATTAG
- a CDS encoding DUF2555 domain-containing protein, translating to MVNNPSKDVVGEAPEVDPSKFSASDVAAIADRLERDDYANAFESLSDWHILRALAFKGSELAEPYRHLLDVESFDEC from the coding sequence ATGGTTAATAACCCTTCAAAGGATGTAGTTGGCGAAGCTCCAGAAGTCGATCCTAGTAAATTTAGTGCGTCAGATGTTGCTGCGATCGCTGATCGTTTAGAACGTGATGACTATGCCAATGCTTTTGAGAGCTTAAGTGATTGGCATATTTTGCGAGCACTAGCTTTTAAAGGCTCAGAGCTAGCCGAGCCATACCGCCATTTGTTAGATGTTGAATCATTTGACGAATGTTAA
- a CDS encoding DUF3172 domain-containing protein: MARRRYSSTLNTPPTEPRSNGTTTKLAIAGAIFAVGIGVGIALSTLNPTPRTVDAIRLDNLAPSRDFCNNYGASAMVMSSRVYVTLNPFNVFISQAEPVPGCVVLPNNWNVLLQKNVIKESDIRQCKDRMNTFGFTGDLEKAPTVDCIYESKNASEKFTNGLPASPSPSPQP, from the coding sequence ATGGCAAGACGTAGATATTCTTCAACCCTGAATACACCTCCCACTGAACCAAGATCGAACGGGACAACGACCAAACTGGCGATCGCAGGCGCGATTTTTGCGGTCGGTATTGGTGTTGGTATTGCCCTGTCTACGCTCAACCCTACGCCGCGTACTGTTGATGCGATTCGTTTAGATAACCTTGCCCCTAGCCGTGATTTTTGTAATAACTATGGCGCATCGGCAATGGTGATGAGTAGCCGTGTCTATGTCACACTCAACCCTTTTAACGTTTTCATCAGCCAAGCTGAACCTGTCCCAGGATGTGTAGTTTTGCCGAATAACTGGAACGTGCTTTTACAAAAAAATGTGATTAAAGAATCAGATATTCGTCAATGTAAGGACAGGATGAATACCTTTGGCTTTACAGGCGATCTAGAAAAAGCTCCCACCGTTGATTGTATTTACGAAAGCAAAAATGCTTCCGAAAAGTTTACTAACGGTCTACCAGCCTCGCCGAGTCCTAGCCCTCAACCATAA
- a CDS encoding methylenetetrahydrofolate reductase yields the protein MIDSPQPIVERPFHKFRKAIANKEFLITAEVSPPKGSDPTHMLAQTRSLKGRVHAVNITDSSRAVMSMSPVAASVLIQQQIGLETVCQLACRDRNRIALQGDLFGAAALGITNILALTGDPVKAGDSPDARSVFDYESVRLLQLIQKLNQGFDANGKALPHQGTDFLAGAAVDPQSPSWSGLQKRFERKINAGAQFFQSQLITDFDRLDKFVNQIANQSDKPILAGIFLIKSAKNAVFLNKFVPGVQIPDHIIDRLAQAKSPLKEGMAIAAEQIQTARQICQGVHIMAIKAEHLIPEILDLAGVSII from the coding sequence ATGATCGATTCGCCCCAGCCAATAGTTGAACGACCCTTTCATAAGTTTCGTAAGGCGATCGCCAATAAGGAATTTCTAATTACGGCTGAGGTATCGCCACCCAAGGGCAGCGACCCCACCCATATGCTCGCACAAACGCGATCGCTCAAAGGGCGAGTTCATGCTGTAAATATTACTGATTCTAGTCGGGCGGTGATGAGCATGAGTCCCGTCGCTGCATCAGTCTTGATCCAGCAGCAGATCGGGCTCGAAACTGTTTGTCAACTTGCCTGTCGCGATCGCAATCGGATTGCATTGCAAGGAGATTTATTTGGGGCGGCAGCGTTAGGAATTACCAATATTCTTGCGCTCACGGGCGATCCCGTAAAAGCTGGAGATTCACCCGATGCGCGATCGGTGTTTGACTATGAATCGGTGCGATTATTACAATTAATTCAAAAGCTTAATCAAGGATTTGATGCCAACGGCAAAGCATTGCCTCATCAAGGTACAGACTTTTTAGCAGGAGCCGCAGTTGATCCGCAGTCGCCCAGTTGGTCAGGTTTACAAAAGCGGTTTGAGCGCAAGATTAATGCAGGGGCACAATTTTTTCAAAGTCAATTAATTACCGATTTTGATCGCCTCGATAAATTTGTCAATCAAATCGCCAATCAATCCGACAAGCCAATTCTGGCGGGAATATTTTTAATTAAATCCGCCAAAAATGCTGTATTTCTAAATAAGTTTGTACCAGGGGTACAAATACCTGACCATATCATTGACCGCCTAGCCCAAGCTAAATCACCCTTAAAGGAAGGCATGGCGATCGCTGCCGAACAAATCCAAACAGCTCGGCAAATCTGCCAAGGCGTTCATATCATGGCAATCAAAGCTGAACACTTGATTCCAGAGATTCTAGACCTTGCAGGCGTGTCAATTATCTAA
- a CDS encoding tetratricopeptide repeat protein — protein MIEIAVFVFLGWILSLCLHEFGHAIAAYYGGDTSVKAKGYLTLNPLKYVDPVVTLIMPMIFLLMGGIGLPGAAVYINSSQIRNRMWLSLTSIAGPFASLVSALILVAIYKFSISQLSPVSLNELMQLKYASQLSTDVLFNMYMPEISKHWFIFGLSILIYLEVFSVILNLLPIPSLDGYGAIEPWLPLSWRAKLEPVKKYGFAIFLALFWFLPTFSRQFSRSIMQLTGLFDIDPNYIRTGFTLFQQASTPMAVAILVIFIVIRKLTIKKHEALYESALAHQRSRKLDAALKDVEKAIAIQPDFQKALLLKADILYERQDYAAAGSIWEAYLSTHPHDLDVQQNSIRVLGKLGRNEEALDLCDRLLFDNPHNAYIWQLKVWILNNLQDDERVLEACDRGIEIKPDTVYFWNVKAEIFTSSESWQEALHTYQKVTEIDRRNISAWVSQSKILIKLNRLENALVCSDRALQIDPRELDTLHYHSYILCLLNRLDEAIDFLDRILRIDPKRSVAFYNKACCYAERNQLDLAIANLKSAILYDSSLELKEQAKTDESFAKIRDTSEFQQLLA, from the coding sequence ATGATTGAGATTGCCGTATTTGTTTTTCTGGGATGGATATTGTCATTGTGTTTGCATGAGTTTGGACATGCGATCGCAGCCTATTATGGGGGAGATACTTCGGTAAAAGCAAAAGGATATTTGACACTCAATCCACTCAAATATGTCGATCCTGTGGTGACACTGATTATGCCCATGATTTTTCTGTTGATGGGAGGGATTGGACTACCAGGAGCGGCAGTATACATTAATTCTAGTCAGATTCGTAACCGCATGTGGTTGAGCCTGACTTCGATCGCGGGGCCATTTGCTAGCTTGGTATCGGCGCTAATTCTAGTAGCCATCTATAAATTTAGTATTAGTCAACTATCTCCAGTCAGTCTTAATGAGTTGATGCAACTGAAATATGCTTCTCAATTATCTACTGACGTTCTCTTTAATATGTACATGCCAGAAATCTCAAAGCACTGGTTCATCTTTGGCTTGTCAATACTTATTTATTTGGAAGTATTTTCGGTAATTCTTAATCTTCTACCCATTCCTTCTCTAGATGGGTATGGCGCGATCGAGCCTTGGTTGCCGCTGTCTTGGCGGGCAAAACTAGAGCCTGTAAAAAAATATGGATTTGCGATTTTTCTGGCTTTATTTTGGTTTTTGCCCACATTCAGTAGGCAGTTCTCTCGATCGATTATGCAGCTTACGGGATTGTTCGATATTGATCCAAACTACATCAGAACAGGATTTACATTATTCCAACAAGCATCTACGCCTATGGCTGTAGCCATATTAGTCATATTTATCGTCATTCGTAAGCTCACGATTAAAAAACATGAAGCTCTATATGAAAGCGCTTTAGCACATCAGCGTTCGAGAAAATTAGATGCAGCTTTGAAAGATGTAGAAAAAGCGATCGCAATTCAGCCTGATTTCCAGAAAGCCTTGCTGTTGAAGGCAGATATTCTTTATGAACGCCAAGATTATGCAGCAGCAGGGAGTATTTGGGAAGCATACCTCTCCACCCATCCTCACGACTTGGATGTGCAGCAAAACTCTATCCGCGTCTTGGGCAAGCTTGGTCGAAATGAAGAAGCTTTAGATTTATGCGATCGCCTTTTATTTGACAATCCTCATAATGCTTATATTTGGCAACTGAAAGTATGGATATTAAATAATTTGCAAGATGACGAGCGAGTATTGGAGGCTTGCGATCGCGGTATCGAGATCAAGCCAGATACAGTCTATTTTTGGAATGTCAAAGCCGAGATCTTCACAAGCAGCGAATCTTGGCAAGAGGCTTTACATACCTATCAAAAAGTCACAGAAATAGATAGAAGAAATATCTCTGCTTGGGTATCTCAATCCAAGATTTTAATAAAATTAAATCGATTAGAGAATGCTCTTGTCTGTAGCGATCGCGCTCTGCAAATTGATCCGCGCGAATTAGATACACTTCACTACCACAGTTATATTCTTTGCTTACTCAATCGACTCGATGAAGCAATTGATTTTCTGGATCGTATCCTCAGAATCGATCCTAAGCGTTCTGTAGCTTTTTACAATAAAGCTTGCTGCTATGCCGAGCGTAACCAGTTAGATTTAGCGATCGCCAATCTCAAATCAGCAATTCTTTATGACAGTAGTTTGGAACTAAAGGAACAAGCTAAAACCGATGAAAGTTTTGCCAAAATTCGAGATACTTCAGAATTTCAACAATTACTCGCATGA
- a CDS encoding transposase — MKYDREKHHRRSIRLKGYDYSSVGSYFITICTFQRECLFGTISDGEMQLNQYGKIVYTHWQNLPKYHPRLELDEFVIMPNHVHGILFLIDNNDISLDHDNSVGAGLADNFILENQNPFPKPAPTNGLTDNSALNNKDLYDTVGAGLADNFVLNAGSICKTRPYTISIPAKTAPTKNFATENNHGIPEIIRGFKTFSARHINQIRHTSGIPVWQRNYHEHIIRDETSLQKIRQYIQTNPNLWQVDQLHPNNPSKW; from the coding sequence ATGAAATACGATCGCGAAAAACACCATCGTCGCTCTATTCGGCTCAAAGGATACGACTATTCATCTGTAGGCAGTTATTTCATCACCATTTGTACTTTTCAACGAGAATGCCTATTTGGAACAATTAGTGATGGAGAAATGCAGTTAAATCAATATGGAAAAATCGTCTATACCCATTGGCAAAACTTACCTAAATACCATCCCAGATTGGAATTAGATGAATTTGTCATAATGCCCAACCACGTCCACGGCATTCTATTTTTGATAGATAACAATGATATTTCTCTGGATCACGACAATTCTGTAGGGGCGGGTTTAGCAGACAATTTCATCCTTGAGAACCAAAATCCATTTCCAAAACCCGCCCCTACAAACGGTTTAACAGATAATTCTGCACTTAATAACAAAGATTTATACGATACCGTGGGGGCGGGTTTAGCTGATAATTTTGTGCTGAATGCAGGATCTATCTGCAAAACCCGCCCCTACACAATCTCAATTCCTGCAAAAACCGCCCCTACAAAGAATTTTGCAACAGAGAACAATCATGGAATCCCAGAAATTATTCGCGGATTTAAAACATTCTCTGCTCGCCACATTAACCAGATTCGTCATACATCAGGAATTCCTGTGTGGCAGCGCAATTATCACGAGCATATCATTCGCGATGAAACATCATTACAAAAGATTCGCCAGTATATCCAAACAAACCCAAATTTATGGCAGGTTGACCAACTGCATCCCAATAATCCCTCTAAATGGTAA
- a CDS encoding tetratricopeptide repeat protein produces the protein MNSPDVAIEPDIHPDAETSYKALRRAIQRGVGFSLLFVRCTPIKGEEIVERIKEDLPQKRIEVLNLDANTENLYHLVENLTEEQSFDVLFIRGLEESLFQYEDREQLGILDRSKGTGYGGNWESIPRILGHLNLSRERFRDNFKLCFVFLLPDFALNYFIRRAPDFFDWRSNVYEFPTERELVSRESYHLAYLDGSYQEYCEQLPEQRIAKLAKIKSYLEEDLDYKERSSLWYEKGLIHAAANEYEEAINSYDYALSIRSDYPEACNSRGNALVNLGRYQEAIRAYDRALAINSDYNEAWQNRGIALANLGKNEKAIISYDRALAISPKDHKVLYSRGNALFNLGRHEESIIFYDKALDIKTDNHQIWNNRGNALFHLGRYEEAIESYNKALEIKPNDYKVLCDRSNTLFNLGRYEEAIESYDKALEIKPDDYKILFKQGVLLRNLGRYEEAIEFYDKALEIKPDDQETWYNRVITLGISGRYEEASKAYNQFKDIKTNDNYYLNHLQFILGTSEGELAAYGKDEFFWRLTMLREFRERDYILRTRVRRRT, from the coding sequence ATGAATTCTCCAGATGTAGCGATCGAACCAGATATTCATCCCGATGCTGAGACATCCTACAAAGCCCTGCGGCGAGCGATTCAGCGTGGGGTGGGTTTTAGTTTGTTGTTTGTGCGTTGTACGCCTATCAAGGGTGAGGAGATTGTGGAACGCATTAAAGAGGATTTGCCACAAAAACGAATTGAAGTGCTTAATCTAGACGCTAATACGGAAAATCTCTATCATTTAGTCGAAAATCTAACCGAAGAACAAAGTTTTGATGTTCTATTTATTCGTGGTTTGGAAGAGTCGCTATTTCAATATGAAGATCGCGAACAGTTAGGGATTTTGGATCGCAGTAAGGGGACTGGTTATGGTGGGAATTGGGAATCAATACCGCGTATTCTAGGACATTTGAATCTCAGTCGCGAAAGGTTTCGGGATAATTTTAAGCTCTGCTTTGTATTCCTGTTACCCGATTTTGCTCTGAACTATTTCATCCGCCGCGCTCCTGATTTTTTTGACTGGCGGTCTAATGTCTATGAGTTTCCTACAGAAAGAGAATTAGTAAGCCGTGAATCTTATCATTTAGCTTATCTTGATGGTAGTTATCAAGAATATTGCGAACAACTTCCCGAACAACGAATTGCTAAATTAGCAAAAATCAAATCCTATCTTGAAGAAGACCTTGATTATAAAGAAAGATCTAGTCTATGGTATGAAAAAGGACTAATTCATGCTGCCGCAAACGAATACGAAGAGGCAATCAACTCTTATGACTACGCTCTTTCTATCAGATCAGATTATCCCGAAGCTTGTAATAGCCGAGGTAATGCACTAGTTAACTTAGGCAGATATCAGGAAGCTATCAGAGCTTATGATCGTGCTTTAGCAATCAACTCTGACTATAATGAGGCGTGGCAGAATCGAGGTATTGCTTTAGCAAATTTAGGCAAAAATGAGAAAGCAATTATCTCCTATGACCGCGCTCTTGCTATCAGTCCTAAAGATCACAAAGTATTGTATAGCCGAGGGAATGCGCTATTTAACTTAGGAAGACATGAAGAATCAATCATATTTTATGACAAAGCTCTTGACATCAAAACTGATAATCATCAAATATGGAACAATCGAGGAAATGCACTATTCCATTTAGGAAGATACGAAGAAGCGATCGAATCCTATAATAAAGCTCTTGAAATTAAACCCAATGATTACAAAGTATTGTGTGATAGAAGCAATACTCTATTTAACTTAGGAAGATATGAAGAAGCAATCGAATCCTATGATAAAGCTCTTGAAATCAAACCCGATGATTACAAAATATTGTTCAAACAAGGTGTTTTATTAAGAAATTTAGGAAGATATGAAGAAGCAATCGAATTCTACGATAAGGCTCTTGAAATCAAGCCTGACGATCAAGAAACATGGTACAACCGAGTTATTACACTAGGTATATCGGGAAGATACGAAGAAGCTTCTAAAGCTTACAATCAATTTAAAGATATAAAAACTAACGATAACTATTATCTAAACCATCTTCAATTTATTTTAGGAACTTCAGAAGGAGAACTTGCAGCTTATGGCAAAGACGAATTTTTTTGGCGATTAACTATGCTAAGAGAATTTCGAGAACGGGATTATATCCTACGAACAAGGGTTAGAAGACGAACCTGA